A portion of the Luteolibacter yonseiensis genome contains these proteins:
- the gcvT gene encoding glycine cleavage system aminomethyltransferase GcvT → MPGCHLIDKPLPDSQARGVISELKSSPLEAAHVALGAKLVPFAGWNMPVQYTSIIDEHTAVRTACGIFDISHMGQFIVKGAGSEQWLNGLLTNNVSKLGDSQGQYTLMLNENGGVIDDLIAYRTAADEFFLVVNASMIDEDYAWMSARLPEGIALENESEQWAGMAIQGPHAAAIFAKVCPDEVLPPRNGILKTAAGSVVCRTGYTGEDGFEFFSPAAEAIAWWDRFLAAGAKACGLGARDSLRLEMGYPLNGNDLSPERSPIEAGLGFFCDLEKGDFIGRDTLARQKAEGPAVKLTALRYLEKGAPPRAHYPVVSAEGETVGELASGVLSPSLMTGIGMAYLPAALAKIGTKVSIEVRGKLFPAEVVKKPFYKPQSK, encoded by the coding sequence ATGCCGGGGTGCCATCTCATTGACAAGCCCCTGCCGGACTCTCAGGCTCGCGGGGTGATTTCCGAATTGAAAAGCTCTCCGCTGGAAGCCGCCCATGTCGCGCTGGGTGCCAAGCTCGTGCCATTCGCCGGTTGGAACATGCCGGTGCAGTACACGTCCATCATCGACGAGCACACCGCCGTCCGCACGGCCTGCGGGATCTTCGACATCTCCCACATGGGCCAGTTCATCGTCAAGGGCGCGGGTTCGGAACAGTGGCTGAACGGCCTGCTGACGAACAACGTCTCCAAGCTCGGCGATTCGCAAGGCCAGTACACGCTCATGCTGAATGAAAACGGCGGCGTCATCGACGACCTCATCGCCTACCGCACGGCTGCCGACGAATTCTTCCTCGTGGTGAACGCCTCGATGATCGACGAGGACTACGCATGGATGTCCGCACGCCTGCCGGAAGGGATCGCGCTGGAAAACGAAAGCGAACAATGGGCGGGCATGGCGATCCAAGGACCGCACGCCGCCGCGATTTTCGCAAAGGTCTGCCCGGACGAGGTGCTGCCACCACGCAACGGGATTTTGAAAACAGCCGCGGGTTCGGTGGTCTGCCGCACCGGTTACACCGGGGAGGACGGCTTCGAGTTTTTCTCGCCTGCTGCCGAGGCAATCGCCTGGTGGGACAGGTTCCTCGCCGCCGGTGCGAAAGCCTGCGGACTCGGCGCGCGGGATTCGCTGCGGCTTGAAATGGGCTACCCGCTCAACGGCAACGATCTCTCGCCCGAACGCTCCCCCATCGAAGCGGGCCTCGGATTTTTCTGCGATCTGGAAAAAGGCGACTTCATCGGCCGCGACACCCTCGCCCGCCAGAAGGCGGAAGGCCCTGCGGTGAAACTCACCGCCCTCCGCTATCTGGAAAAAGGCGCGCCACCCCGCGCCCATTATCCGGTCGTCTCCGCCGAAGGCGAAACCGTCGGCGAACTGGCCAGCGGCGTGCTCTCCCCTTCCCTCATGACCGGCATCGGCATGGCCTACCTTCCCGCCGCGCTTGCAAAAATCGGCACAAAGGTGAGCATCGAGGTGCGTGGAAAACTCTTCCCGGCGGAAGTCGTGAAAAAGCCGTTCTACAAACCCCAGTCCAAATAA
- a CDS encoding cysteine peptidase family C39 domain-containing protein, translating to MEGFRAAGVFVGAAAGAFSTLLPRLPHVVPLGLALAIVITPYLKMIMSPLDRSGLKATWEDGACLQSTESTCGPASAASIMRFLGYRASEREVAAAAFTTSSGTEAWYLARYFRARGLSPRFDFRETFDLSAGLPAIVGVRMAGFGHFIAVLEVREGMVTFVDPLSGKRTLTEEEFRDTHEFTGFHLSVTKGD from the coding sequence GTGGAAGGGTTCCGAGCTGCTGGCGTTTTCGTCGGCGCGGCCGCAGGAGCGTTCTCCACTCTGCTGCCCCGCCTTCCACACGTCGTTCCCTTGGGGCTGGCGCTGGCAATCGTCATCACTCCTTATTTGAAGATGATAATGAGTCCGCTCGACAGGAGCGGATTGAAGGCGACGTGGGAAGATGGCGCGTGCCTGCAATCGACCGAATCCACCTGCGGCCCGGCCAGCGCGGCGAGCATCATGCGGTTCTTGGGATACCGGGCGTCGGAAAGGGAAGTCGCCGCGGCCGCGTTCACCACCTCGAGCGGGACGGAGGCCTGGTATCTGGCGCGGTATTTCCGGGCGAGGGGGCTTTCACCACGGTTTGATTTTCGTGAGACGTTCGACCTATCGGCGGGCCTGCCGGCGATTGTCGGCGTGCGGATGGCCGGCTTCGGCCATTTTATCGCGGTTCTGGAGGTCAGGGAGGGAATGGTCACTTTTGTCGATCCCTTGAGCGGAAAGAGGACCCTGACAGAGGAAGAGTTCCGGGATACCCATGAGTTCACGGGTTTCCACCTTTCGGTGACGAAGGGGGATTGA